The genomic segment ATACCTTTTAAAGAAAACCTCAATATCCCAGCGCTTACCATAGATTCTTATGATTTCATCATCATTCAGTGTTATATCAGTTGAGATTAGAGCAAGCCAATTACGGCTTCTTACAAATACAATTTTAGCTTTGACTTCATTACCATTTTCATCAGAGCCAATACCTACAATAACGGAAGATAGTATTTTAGCCTTACCACGTTTCTTCTTTAAAGAAGCATATAAATCCTTTAGGTTAAAATATTTACCATTATAGTTGTAATATACTCTATACATTGATTTAACTATAGATATAGTATGCAATTTAAGTTGAACTATTTTTATAAGAGTTTGAGGATAAGTAAACCAACTATTAAATAAAACATAAGATGCTGGAATACCGTGTTGTATAGCTTGAGCAATCATGTCAATCATAACGGTAGGTGATTTTT from the Caloramator mitchellensis genome contains:
- a CDS encoding IS4 family transposase, translated to YRFLNSSKFNWRKYLLLLSSSIIKNTLTPLTSDERVNVLIVDDSMYSRNRSKSVELLAKVFDHVQRKYLKGFRLLNLGWSDGNTFLPVAFSLLSSENEENRLCSVNDSIDKRTNGYKLRKEAVKKSPTVMIDMIAQAIQHGIPASYVLFNSWFTYPQTLIKIVQLKLHTISIVKSMYRVYYNYNGKYFNLKDLYASLKKKRGKAKILSSVIVGIGSDENGNEVKAKIVFVRSRNWLALISTDITLNDDEIIRIYGKRWDIEVFFKRY